The following proteins are co-located in the Deinococcus metallilatus genome:
- a CDS encoding glycerol-3-phosphate acyltransferase, producing the protein MAFLSVLLLGVAFLVGSLPLGHWLLSRMGVNPRVNSAYNLGIENVLRRVGPGLAAASAGLDFAKGFLAVLMASSLHSPELCVLAALAAYLGHLNPPRFLYGDMPPRGRGNLVLLGVMAGLSVAGGLSFWLTVLPVVVYAAAVGFWGYVSTATLAGLLVFAALVALSPLGIPAKLGALALLVAATWRFKENLGRILDRTEPRFGEDVPMAGKRADQVVTAFMIHPMTLENFWQSPRFAWMKPLVERGVISEASVRQMAQNLRPMKVGELHGIKTAGGQEIRCYLLSSPLLPDVFRDQPDLATRRAIEGARLAHELGAEVFGLGAFWSVVGNKGVDVQAAVPEITVTNGGAYTSGTIKAAIPGILDHFQQTGRDLKEATAGIVGANGVVAFGIARTIAPQVGKVIMVGRDLERLSRSANTLRRAAKETEIVTTTDYDTLKDADLIFSATSDPNPVIFPQHVKPGAWIFDEGRPADVDESVREVPGVRVIPGGVVRPPGGMTSNIDLQFGEGAVPACLAETLIIAATGEHERKSLGPQTLTENINFFVEQADRLGFTVVD; encoded by the coding sequence ATGGCCTTTCTGTCCGTGCTGCTCCTGGGTGTCGCGTTTCTGGTGGGGAGTCTGCCGCTGGGGCACTGGCTGCTTTCCCGCATGGGCGTGAACCCGCGCGTGAACAGCGCGTACAACCTGGGCATCGAGAACGTGCTGCGAAGGGTCGGGCCGGGGCTGGCCGCGGCGAGTGCCGGGCTGGACTTCGCGAAAGGATTCCTGGCGGTGTTGATGGCCTCCAGCCTTCACTCGCCGGAACTGTGTGTCCTGGCTGCCCTCGCCGCGTACCTGGGGCACCTCAATCCGCCGCGCTTCCTGTACGGGGACATGCCGCCGCGTGGGCGGGGAAATCTGGTGCTGCTGGGGGTGATGGCGGGGCTGTCGGTGGCGGGGGGCCTGAGCTTCTGGCTGACGGTCCTGCCGGTGGTCGTGTACGCGGCGGCCGTGGGGTTCTGGGGGTACGTGAGTACGGCGACGCTCGCGGGGCTGCTCGTCTTCGCGGCGCTGGTCGCGCTGTCGCCGCTGGGCATTCCCGCCAAGCTGGGGGCGCTGGCGCTGCTGGTGGCGGCCACCTGGCGCTTCAAGGAGAACCTGGGGCGCATCCTCGACCGCACCGAGCCGCGCTTCGGGGAGGACGTGCCGATGGCCGGAAAACGCGCCGATCAGGTGGTCACCGCCTTCATGATTCACCCGATGACGCTGGAGAACTTCTGGCAGTCGCCGCGCTTCGCGTGGATGAAGCCGCTGGTCGAGCGCGGCGTGATCAGCGAGGCGAGCGTGCGGCAGATGGCCCAGAACCTGCGGCCCATGAAGGTCGGGGAACTGCACGGCATCAAGACGGCGGGAGGCCAGGAAATCCGCTGCTACCTGCTGAGCAGTCCCCTCCTCCCCGACGTGTTCCGCGATCAGCCCGACCTCGCCACGCGCCGCGCCATCGAGGGCGCCCGCCTCGCGCATGAGCTGGGGGCGGAGGTGTTCGGCCTGGGGGCCTTCTGGAGCGTGGTGGGCAACAAGGGCGTGGACGTGCAGGCGGCGGTGCCGGAAATCACCGTCACGAACGGCGGGGCGTACACCAGCGGCACCATCAAGGCGGCGATTCCCGGCATTCTGGACCACTTCCAGCAGACGGGCCGCGATCTGAAGGAAGCGACGGCGGGCATCGTCGGGGCGAACGGCGTGGTGGCCTTCGGAATCGCCCGCACCATCGCGCCGCAGGTCGGCAAGGTGATCATGGTCGGGCGGGACCTGGAGCGGCTCTCGCGCAGCGCGAACACCCTGCGCCGGGCGGCGAAGGAGACGGAGATCGTCACCACGACGGACTACGACACCCTCAAGGACGCCGACCTGATCTTCAGCGCCACCTCGGACCCCAATCCCGTGATCTTCCCGCAGCACGTCAAGCCCGGCGCCTGGATTTTCGACGAGGGCCGCCCCGCCGACGTGGACGAGAGCGTGCGGGAGGTGCCGGGCGTGCGGGTGATTCCCGGCGGCGTGGTGCGCCCCCCCGGCGGCATGACCAGCAACATCGACCTGCAATTTGGGGAGGGCGCGGTGCCCGCCTGCCTGGCCGAGACGCTGATCATCGCGGCGACCGGCGAACACGAGCGCAAAAGCCTGGGGCCGCAGACGCTGACGGAGAACATCAACTTCTTCGTGGAGCAGGCCGACCGGCTGGGCTTCACGGTGGTGGACTGA
- a CDS encoding NAD(P)/FAD-dependent oxidoreductase has protein sequence MQTKPVPRTDILVIGGGPAGLHAAFYAAWRGLSVRVLEARGELGGQLMALYPDKVIYDAPGVPQVRAGELVAALLAQLAPLNVDLRTGEIARTLDPDGEDGWVVGTDGERYAAGAVILAAGLGALLPREVRVLGAEAHPDVRTDLPDPAGLAGRRVLVVGGVPQATRAALELAEAGATVTLTHRRAGFRGDPLALSRLETERQAGRVRVLAPAVLARLTPDGAELAVGGETVEVQADTVLVLNGYLPDLSPLLGWPLDWNGEYVPDGPGGQTALPGVYVIGDLARSGGDFKLLSLAFAQAAVTANHAAHHVRPELKVRPGHSSERGGYPGRG, from the coding sequence ATGCAGACCAAGCCCGTCCCGCGCACGGACATCCTGGTGATCGGCGGCGGCCCGGCGGGACTGCACGCGGCCTTTTACGCGGCCTGGCGGGGGCTGAGCGTGCGGGTGCTGGAGGCGCGCGGCGAGCTGGGCGGGCAGTTGATGGCGCTGTATCCGGACAAGGTGATCTACGACGCGCCGGGCGTGCCGCAGGTGCGGGCGGGGGAACTCGTGGCCGCTCTGCTCGCCCAACTGGCACCGCTGAACGTGGACCTCCGGACAGGTGAGATCGCCCGGACGCTGGACCCGGATGGAGAGGACGGCTGGGTGGTCGGCACGGACGGAGAGCGGTATGCGGCAGGGGCGGTGATCCTGGCAGCGGGCCTGGGCGCGCTGCTGCCGCGTGAGGTGCGCGTGCTGGGCGCCGAAGCTCACCCGGACGTGAGGACGGACCTGCCTGACCCCGCCGGGCTGGCCGGGCGGCGGGTCCTCGTCGTGGGCGGCGTCCCGCAGGCGACGCGGGCGGCGCTGGAACTGGCAGAGGCGGGCGCCACGGTCACCCTCACGCACAGGCGGGCCGGGTTCCGGGGTGACCCACTGGCCCTTTCCCGGCTGGAGACGGAGCGGCAGGCGGGCCGCGTGCGCGTGCTGGCCCCCGCCGTGCTGGCCCGGCTCACCCCGGACGGCGCCGAGTTGGCGGTGGGAGGCGAGACGGTGGAGGTCCAGGCCGACACGGTGCTGGTCCTGAACGGCTACCTGCCCGACCTCTCTCCCCTGCTGGGCTGGCCCCTCGATTGGAACGGCGAGTACGTGCCGGACGGCCCCGGCGGGCAGACGGCCCTGCCCGGCGTCTACGTGATCGGTGACCTCGCCCGTTCTGGCGGGGACTTCAAGCTGCTCTCGCTGGCCTTCGCGCAGGCTGCGGTCACTGCCAACCACGCCGCGCACCACGTCCGGCCCGAGTTGAAGGTGCGTCCGGGCCACAGCAGCGAGCGGGGCGGGTATCCGGGGAGGGGGTAG
- a CDS encoding FAD-dependent oxidoreductase, whose translation MTTPSQQHFTPERPLRVAVIGSGPSGVFATEALLKQAEVPVQVDVFDRLPTPYGLVRYGVAPDHLTIKSVTKGFEKTLSDPRVRFLGNVEFGTDLTYDEARAHYDALIYTVGASSDRRLGIPGEDLKGSMSATEFVAWYNGHPDAAAREMVLNATGVAVVGVGNVALDVSRILVKTVEELQGSDIAAHALTALEQSPVQDVWVLGRRGPLQAKFTTKELREFGELSGADPIVKPEEIAVSEAEEAQVSDNVVKKNLEVLRDFAGRTPGGKPRRIHLRFLVSPVEILDDGQGNVGGLKVEKNRLDENGNAVGTGEYETLPVQMVLRSVGYKGVGLPGVPFDEKRGVIPNTEGRVEGRAGEYTAGWIKRGPSGVIGTNRKDAVDTVAHLIKDAQAGTLPTAGQPTRAAVDALLKSRGVDVYSFEDWQTLDAHELAQGQAQGRPRAKVVHKHEMLSHRRKEMQRAEG comes from the coding sequence ATGACGACCCCCTCCCAGCAGCACTTCACCCCCGAGCGCCCCCTGCGGGTGGCGGTGATCGGCAGCGGCCCCAGCGGTGTCTTCGCCACCGAGGCCCTGCTCAAGCAGGCCGAAGTCCCCGTTCAGGTGGACGTGTTCGACCGCCTGCCCACCCCCTACGGTCTGGTGCGCTACGGCGTCGCCCCCGACCACCTCACCATCAAGAGCGTGACCAAGGGGTTCGAAAAGACCTTGTCCGACCCGCGCGTGCGCTTCCTCGGCAATGTCGAATTCGGGACCGATCTCACCTACGACGAGGCCCGCGCCCACTATGACGCCCTGATCTACACCGTCGGCGCCTCCTCGGACCGCCGCCTGGGAATTCCGGGCGAGGACCTGAAGGGCAGCATGAGCGCCACCGAGTTCGTCGCCTGGTACAACGGCCACCCCGACGCCGCCGCCCGCGAGATGGTGCTGAACGCGACCGGCGTGGCGGTGGTCGGCGTGGGGAACGTGGCGCTGGACGTGAGCCGCATCCTGGTCAAGACCGTGGAGGAATTGCAGGGCAGTGATATCGCGGCCCACGCGCTGACGGCGCTGGAGCAGAGCCCGGTGCAGGACGTGTGGGTGCTGGGACGGCGCGGTCCCCTCCAGGCCAAATTCACCACCAAGGAACTGCGCGAGTTCGGAGAGTTGAGCGGCGCCGACCCCATCGTCAAGCCGGAGGAGATCGCCGTCAGCGAGGCGGAAGAGGCCCAGGTCAGCGACAACGTGGTGAAGAAGAATCTGGAAGTGCTGCGCGACTTCGCCGGGCGGACACCGGGGGGCAAGCCCCGCCGCATTCACCTGCGCTTCCTGGTGTCGCCGGTCGAGATTCTGGACGACGGTCAGGGCAACGTGGGCGGGCTGAAGGTCGAGAAAAACCGCCTGGACGAGAATGGGAACGCGGTGGGGACCGGGGAGTACGAGACGCTGCCGGTGCAGATGGTGCTGCGCTCGGTGGGGTACAAGGGCGTGGGCCTGCCGGGCGTCCCCTTCGACGAGAAACGCGGCGTGATTCCCAACACCGAGGGGCGGGTGGAAGGTCGGGCGGGCGAGTACACCGCCGGGTGGATCAAACGGGGGCCCAGCGGGGTGATCGGGACCAACCGCAAGGACGCGGTGGATACGGTGGCCCACCTGATCAAGGACGCGCAGGCGGGAACCCTTCCCACAGCGGGCCAGCCCACCCGGGCAGCGGTGGATGCGCTGCTGAAGAGCAGGGGCGTGGACGTGTACAGCTTCGAGGACTGGCAGACGCTGGATGCCCACGAACTCGCCCAGGGCCAGGCACAGGGCCGCCCCCGCGCCAAGGTCGTCCACAAGCACGAGATGCTCAGCCACCGCCGCAAGGAGATGCAGCGGGCCGAGGGCTAA
- a CDS encoding helix-turn-helix domain-containing protein: MTQTNSSLTKTFVDTVTYRPGAVILYPGKSDMLYRVASGLVRVHTMDDDGNGLTLRYVKPGEYFGEEALAGVNRAYFAEAVTDSTVDVINPALMTAEDNLVVTTHLVKTLERAYESIYRLVGKRLRARIAGELLELKDTALATQLDSGETMIYATHDELAAAVGSVRETVTKVVGELSREGVISAGYGKITLKDEKALADIAAA, encoded by the coding sequence ATGACGCAGACCAACTCCTCCCTGACCAAGACCTTTGTCGACACCGTCACCTACCGTCCCGGCGCCGTGATCCTGTACCCGGGCAAGAGCGACATGCTCTACCGCGTCGCCTCCGGCCTGGTGCGCGTGCATACGATGGACGACGACGGCAACGGCCTGACCCTCCGCTACGTGAAGCCCGGCGAATACTTCGGCGAGGAAGCCCTGGCGGGCGTGAACCGCGCCTACTTCGCGGAAGCCGTGACCGACTCCACGGTCGACGTGATCAACCCCGCCCTGATGACCGCCGAGGACAACCTGGTGGTGACCACCCACCTCGTCAAGACGCTGGAACGTGCCTACGAGAGCATCTACCGCCTGGTGGGCAAGAGATTGCGCGCCCGCATCGCCGGTGAGCTGCTGGAGCTGAAGGACACCGCCCTGGCGACCCAGCTCGACAGCGGCGAGACGATGATCTACGCCACCCACGACGAACTGGCCGCCGCCGTCGGCAGCGTACGCGAAACCGTCACCAAGGTCGTCGGCGAACTCAGCCGCGAGGGCGTGATCAGCGCCGGGTACGGCAAGATCACCCTCAAGGATGAAAAGGCCCTGGCGGACATCGCCGCGGCGTAA
- the gyrA gene encoding DNA gyrase subunit A: MTGIHPVDITSEVKTNFINYAMNVIVDRALPDVRDGLKPVQRRIMYAMLLEGLAANQKHAKSAAVVGEVMKKYHPHGDASIYDAMVRLGQWWNMRYTLVDPQGNFGSIDGDPPAAMRYTEARMTKIAEEVLADLEKETVLLKPNYDETTEEPSVLPSAVPNLLVNGAAGIAVGMATNIPPHNLTEISNGLLALIDKPEIGLDEMMTHVLGPDFPTGGRISRQGIREAYATGHSGLKVRGKARIDEKNGRTQIVISEIPYQVNKTNLIQTISAMYKAGKIPDISALRDESDRKEPVRIVIELKRGAIPTLVLNQLYKYTQLQSTFTVINLSIVNGEPRVLPLIDTMRAFLDHRRDVVTRRTQYDLKKAEERAHVLEGLIKALDHIDEVISLIRGSNTGAEARDVLMARFGLTEIQAQAILDMRLQRLVGLEREKLLGEYDELQKTIARLKAILGDDRLLWREIKKEIRDVRDRYGDERRSTITDLEDDISKEDLIAVEDMVITMTRAGYLKRTKLDAYRAQGRGGRGASGGKLRDEDINTSVFVGSTHDYLLFFTDEGRVFHEKIYDLPEAGRDAKGTHIRNLIPGLREEENIASVLSVKGFGEPGSFVFATKRGMVKKTLITEYGNITSAGLIAINLQPGDELIGVDIQRDGDDLVLATREGQAMRFAATEVRDTGRATQGVIGIRLREGDEVVSMALVPGGEEGSELLAVSEYGLGKRTPVNDYPSKGRGGLGVITLDVTDKTGKLVALTHVAGNEELMVLTEKGTVIRTRVEEVRVTGRNAQGVKVINISEKDRVISAFPIRREDAL, translated from the coding sequence ATGACTGGAATCCATCCCGTTGACATCACCAGCGAAGTCAAGACCAACTTCATCAACTACGCGATGAACGTGATCGTGGACCGCGCGCTGCCCGACGTGCGCGACGGCCTCAAGCCCGTGCAGCGCCGGATCATGTACGCGATGCTGCTCGAAGGCCTCGCGGCCAACCAGAAGCACGCCAAGTCGGCGGCCGTGGTGGGCGAGGTGATGAAGAAGTACCACCCGCACGGCGACGCCTCGATCTACGACGCGATGGTGCGCCTGGGCCAGTGGTGGAACATGCGCTACACGCTGGTGGACCCTCAGGGCAACTTCGGCTCCATCGACGGCGACCCGCCCGCCGCGATGCGCTACACCGAAGCGCGCATGACCAAGATCGCGGAGGAGGTGCTGGCCGATCTCGAAAAGGAGACGGTCCTCCTCAAGCCCAACTACGACGAGACGACCGAGGAACCCTCGGTGCTGCCGTCGGCGGTGCCCAACCTCCTCGTCAACGGCGCGGCGGGCATCGCGGTGGGCATGGCGACCAACATTCCGCCGCACAACCTGACCGAGATCAGCAACGGTCTGCTGGCCCTGATCGATAAACCCGAGATCGGCCTCGACGAGATGATGACGCACGTGCTGGGGCCGGACTTCCCGACCGGGGGGCGCATCTCCCGCCAGGGCATCCGCGAGGCCTACGCGACCGGGCACTCGGGCCTGAAGGTGCGCGGCAAGGCCCGCATCGACGAGAAGAACGGGCGCACGCAGATCGTGATCTCCGAGATTCCGTATCAGGTCAACAAGACCAACCTGATCCAGACGATCAGCGCGATGTACAAGGCCGGGAAGATTCCCGACATCAGCGCCCTGCGTGACGAGTCCGACCGCAAGGAACCGGTCCGCATCGTGATCGAGCTGAAGCGCGGCGCGATTCCCACGCTGGTGCTGAACCAGCTCTACAAGTACACGCAACTGCAAAGCACCTTCACGGTGATCAACCTCAGCATCGTGAACGGCGAGCCGCGCGTGCTGCCGCTGATCGACACGATGCGCGCCTTCCTCGACCACCGCCGCGACGTGGTGACCCGGCGCACCCAGTACGACCTGAAGAAGGCCGAGGAACGCGCCCACGTGCTGGAAGGGCTGATCAAGGCGCTCGACCACATCGACGAGGTGATCTCGCTGATTCGTGGCAGCAACACGGGCGCCGAGGCAAGAGATGTGCTGATGGCCCGCTTCGGCCTGACCGAGATTCAGGCCCAGGCGATTCTGGACATGCGCCTGCAACGGCTGGTCGGCCTGGAGCGCGAGAAGCTGCTGGGCGAATACGACGAGCTTCAGAAGACCATTGCCCGCTTGAAGGCTATCCTGGGCGACGACCGGTTGCTGTGGCGCGAGATCAAGAAGGAAATCCGCGATGTCCGCGACCGCTACGGCGACGAGCGGCGCAGCACGATCACCGACCTGGAAGACGACATCTCCAAGGAAGACCTGATCGCCGTCGAGGACATGGTCATCACCATGACCCGGGCCGGGTACCTCAAGCGCACCAAACTGGACGCCTACCGGGCGCAGGGCCGGGGTGGGCGCGGCGCGTCGGGGGGCAAGCTGCGCGACGAGGACATCAATACCAGCGTCTTTGTCGGCTCCACGCACGATTACCTGCTGTTCTTCACCGACGAGGGCCGCGTCTTCCACGAGAAGATCTACGACCTGCCGGAAGCGGGCCGCGACGCGAAGGGCACCCACATCCGCAACCTGATCCCGGGGCTGCGCGAGGAAGAAAACATCGCCTCGGTGCTGAGCGTGAAGGGCTTCGGTGAGCCGGGCAGCTTCGTCTTCGCCACCAAGCGCGGCATGGTCAAGAAGACGCTGATCACCGAGTACGGCAACATCACCTCGGCGGGCCTGATCGCTATCAACCTCCAGCCCGGCGACGAGCTGATCGGCGTGGACATCCAGCGCGACGGTGACGACCTGGTGCTGGCGACCCGCGAGGGCCAGGCGATGCGCTTCGCGGCGACCGAGGTGCGCGACACGGGCCGCGCCACCCAGGGCGTGATCGGCATCCGCCTGCGCGAGGGCGACGAGGTGGTCAGCATGGCCCTGGTACCCGGCGGCGAGGAGGGCAGCGAACTGCTGGCGGTCAGCGAGTACGGACTGGGCAAGCGGACGCCCGTCAATGACTATCCCAGCAAGGGACGCGGCGGCCTGGGTGTGATCACCCTGGACGTGACCGACAAGACCGGCAAGCTGGTGGCCCTGACCCACGTGGCCGGGAACGAGGAACTGATGGTCCTGACCGAGAAGGGCACCGTGATCCGCACCCGCGTCGAGGAGGTCCGCGTGACGGGCCGCAACGCGCAGGGCGTGAAGGTGATCAACATCAGCGAAAAAGACCGCGTGATCAGCGCCTTCCCGATTCGCCGTGAGGACGCGCTGTAA
- a CDS encoding tyrosine-protein phosphatase: MPAAPDGALNFRRPLPGLWRSGSLSRLSERGRAELLAAGVSRILDLRNRAECTVAPPPFLGRAEYLNLPLLPYRNRALNTATAEARTNADHYRSELDHAANQIVAILGAVLDAPPGPVLIHCHAGKDRTGLVVALCLELAGVPRGEIAADYAASGPELQAFYAAARARKTPEAWAKVDPFVASRPEDILAALAHLDASWGGLGPYLAAHDFSEAEQARLCDRLLNLPPL, encoded by the coding sequence ATGCCTGCCGCCCCCGACGGTGCCCTCAACTTCCGCCGCCCGCTGCCCGGCCTCTGGCGCAGTGGCAGCCTCAGCCGCCTGAGCGAGCGGGGGAGGGCAGAACTGCTGGCCGCTGGTGTCAGCCGCATTCTGGACTTACGTAACCGCGCCGAATGCACCGTTGCCCCGCCGCCCTTCCTGGGACGCGCCGAATACCTGAACCTTCCCCTGCTGCCGTACCGGAACCGCGCCCTGAACACGGCGACGGCGGAGGCGCGGACGAACGCAGATCATTACCGCTCCGAACTCGACCACGCGGCGAACCAGATCGTCGCCATTCTCGGGGCAGTTCTGGACGCACCGCCCGGCCCGGTCCTGATCCACTGTCACGCCGGGAAAGACCGCACCGGCCTGGTCGTGGCCCTGTGCCTGGAACTGGCGGGCGTGCCGCGCGGGGAGATTGCCGCCGATTACGCGGCGAGCGGGCCGGAGTTGCAGGCGTTCTATGCCGCGGCCAGAGCCAGGAAAACCCCGGAAGCCTGGGCGAAGGTGGACCCCTTCGTCGCTTCCCGCCCGGAAGACATCCTGGCGGCCCTGGCGCATCTGGACGCGAGTTGGGGCGGCCTGGGACCGTACCTCGCCGCGCACGACTTCAGCGAGGCGGAACAGGCCCGGTTGTGTGACCGGCTGCTGAACCTTCCCCCCTTGTGA
- a CDS encoding roadblock/LC7 domain-containing protein: MLPHLTQLVADVDGAWAAAIGGLDGLLVEGHAAATTDLNLLVAEHAGLLRAAHAAYGDTLGGGATRELYLRGERLSVYLHPITPEFFLLLALDARSNLGQARLYGREAARRLESFL; encoded by the coding sequence ATGCTGCCTCATCTCACACAACTGGTGGCGGACGTGGACGGCGCGTGGGCCGCCGCGATTGGCGGGCTGGACGGCCTGCTGGTCGAGGGCCACGCGGCCGCCACCACCGATCTGAACCTTCTCGTCGCCGAACATGCGGGGCTGCTGCGGGCCGCGCATGCCGCTTACGGCGACACGCTGGGGGGCGGGGCCACGCGCGAGCTGTACCTGCGTGGCGAGCGCCTCAGCGTGTACCTGCACCCGATCACGCCCGAATTCTTTCTGCTGCTGGCCCTGGACGCCCGCAGCAACCTGGGCCAGGCCCGGCTGTATGGCCGCGAAGCCGCCCGCAGACTGGAGAGCTTCCTGTGA
- a CDS encoding roadblock/LC7 domain-containing protein — MRLGPLRAVPGVVAAALVGLDGLPLEVIGEGGDALAAELASLRVGLDRIGRRLGAGNVTRVAFTSERVEVVAVTSGDFVLGVALMRGQDTRLAQQLLARLALDLTELPRAEPV, encoded by the coding sequence GTGAGACTTGGTCCCCTGCGCGCCGTGCCCGGTGTGGTGGCCGCTGCCCTGGTCGGTCTGGACGGCCTGCCCCTCGAAGTCATCGGTGAGGGTGGCGACGCCCTGGCCGCCGAACTCGCTTCTCTGCGGGTGGGGCTCGACCGCATAGGCCGCCGTCTGGGCGCCGGGAACGTCACCCGCGTGGCCTTTACCAGCGAGCGCGTCGAGGTGGTCGCCGTCACCAGCGGCGATTTTGTCCTCGGGGTGGCCCTTATGCGGGGCCAGGACACCCGGCTGGCCCAGCAGCTCCTCGCCCGCCTCGCGCTCGACCTCACCGAGCTGCCCAGGGCGGAGCCCGTATGA
- a CDS encoding roadblock/LC7 domain-containing protein translates to MIQQLLEVRGIRHVALIDPAGGIVTSAGGGADISVVQAGRAVIGSLRAALGQGEWQDLLLDLEGGPILLTPHGDQVLLTAFDEVASLGRIRFAVRRLLG, encoded by the coding sequence ATGATTCAGCAGCTTCTGGAGGTGCGCGGCATCCGGCACGTCGCCCTGATCGACCCGGCGGGCGGCATCGTGACCAGCGCGGGCGGCGGCGCCGACATCAGCGTGGTCCAGGCGGGCCGCGCCGTGATCGGGAGTCTGCGGGCCGCGCTCGGGCAGGGCGAGTGGCAGGACCTGCTGCTGGACCTGGAGGGCGGCCCCATCCTGCTGACGCCGCACGGTGATCAGGTCTTGCTGACCGCCTTCGACGAGGTGGCGAGCCTGGGGCGTATCCGGTTCGCGGTGCGGCGGCTGCTGGGGTAG
- a CDS encoding PIG-L deacetylase family protein: protein MTALPQATLLAVFAHPDDEAFSVGGTLTHYARRGVRVVLACATRGEAGKITVPGMTVDDLGQQREQELRAACRALEIPEPVFLDYHDSGRYERTRYDDPLALMNVSPLDVELKLRALIADVQPQVMVTFDPHGAYGHVDHVQIHRAATAAFFSTGNLPDGGPRRLYYTALTHEAAQGLARMGQNLDPLVYGVSESTVAVRMNVAAYAQNKKAALLAHGTQTGEQSLLGRMTPEERAAMETRLLVTENFSIGGTRTAIERYPLRGLFDGLPGFGELDEDGL from the coding sequence ATGACCGCTTTGCCCCAGGCGACCCTTCTGGCCGTGTTCGCGCATCCCGACGACGAGGCGTTCAGTGTCGGCGGCACCCTCACCCATTACGCCCGCCGAGGTGTGCGGGTGGTGCTGGCCTGTGCCACACGCGGCGAGGCGGGCAAGATCACCGTCCCCGGCATGACGGTGGACGACCTGGGCCAGCAGCGCGAGCAGGAATTGCGGGCCGCCTGCCGCGCGCTGGAGATTCCCGAACCGGTCTTTCTGGACTACCACGACTCGGGCCGCTACGAGCGCACCCGCTACGATGACCCCCTGGCCCTGATGAACGTCAGCCCGCTGGACGTGGAACTGAAACTCCGCGCGCTGATCGCGGACGTGCAGCCGCAGGTGATGGTGACCTTCGACCCACACGGCGCCTACGGGCACGTGGATCACGTCCAGATTCACCGGGCCGCCACCGCCGCCTTTTTCAGCACCGGGAATCTGCCGGACGGCGGACCAAGGCGGCTGTACTACACGGCCCTCACGCACGAGGCGGCGCAGGGCCTCGCGCGGATGGGTCAGAACCTCGACCCTCTGGTGTACGGCGTCTCGGAGAGTACCGTCGCCGTCCGCATGAACGTCGCCGCCTATGCCCAGAACAAGAAGGCGGCCCTGCTGGCCCACGGCACGCAGACGGGCGAGCAGAGCCTGCTGGGCCGCATGACGCCGGAAGAACGCGCGGCGATGGAAACCCGTTTACTGGTCACCGAGAACTTCAGCATCGGCGGCACGCGCACGGCCATCGAACGGTATCCGCTGCGCGGCCTGTTCGACGGGTTGCCGGGGTTCGGGGAACTGGACGAGGACGGCTTGTAG
- the gluQRS gene encoding tRNA glutamyl-Q(34) synthetase GluQRS, with the protein MTVLPAPAVGRFAPSPTGAMHLGNARTALLAWLHSRALGGQHLLRFEDLDTGRVRPWAYDTTRRDLEWLGLDWDTEYRQSERLDVYADALARLTAAGETYPCTCTRREIQQAILDSAGAPHGHEPVYPGTCRVHAADPGRPAAIRWRVPDETVCVTDALTHETLCQNLPGEVGDFVLRRNDGVFAYHFAVVVDDALMGVTDVLRGADLWPATPRQVALQRALSYPTPRYLHVPLLTDYRGERLAKRGGAPPVQALREGGEDASRVVSALARSLGWEVPERVTAAELLPFWRARLAEAGFFINSQT; encoded by the coding sequence ATGACCGTCCTCCCCGCGCCCGCCGTGGGCCGCTTCGCCCCCAGTCCGACCGGGGCGATGCATCTGGGCAATGCCCGGACGGCGCTGCTGGCGTGGCTGCATTCGCGGGCGCTCGGCGGCCAGCACCTCCTGCGCTTCGAGGACCTGGACACCGGCCGGGTGCGCCCCTGGGCCTACGACACCACCCGGCGCGATCTGGAATGGCTGGGCCTGGACTGGGACACCGAATATCGCCAGTCGGAGCGGCTGGACGTGTACGCGGACGCCCTGGCGCGGCTCACGGCGGCGGGGGAGACGTACCCCTGCACCTGTACCCGCCGCGAGATTCAGCAGGCCATTCTGGACAGCGCGGGGGCACCGCACGGCCACGAACCCGTCTACCCCGGCACCTGCCGTGTTCATGCCGCCGACCCGGGCCGCCCCGCCGCGATCCGCTGGCGTGTGCCCGACGAGACGGTGTGCGTGACGGACGCCCTGACCCATGAGACGCTCTGCCAGAACCTCCCCGGTGAGGTGGGCGACTTCGTGCTGCGGCGCAACGACGGGGTGTTCGCGTACCACTTCGCCGTTGTGGTGGACGACGCTTTGATGGGCGTGACGGACGTGCTGCGCGGTGCGGACCTCTGGCCCGCCACCCCCCGGCAGGTCGCCTTGCAACGGGCGTTGAGCTATCCCACCCCCCGCTATCTGCACGTGCCCCTGCTGACCGATTACCGGGGCGAACGCCTCGCCAAGCGGGGAGGGGCGCCCCCCGTGCAGGCGTTGCGCGAGGGAGGAGAGGACGCGAGCCGGGTGGTGTCGGCCCTGGCCCGTTCGCTGGGCTGGGAGGTGCCGGAGAGGGTCACCGCCGCCGAACTGCTCCCGTTCTGGCGGGCGCGGCTGGCCGAGGCGGGATTCTTCATCAACTCACAAACTTAG